The following proteins come from a genomic window of Sulfitobacter indolifex:
- the osmF gene encoding glycine betaine ABC transporter substrate-binding protein OsmF — protein sequence MGTRIFSTAAATGIAAALASAASAEITVSSKIDTEGGLLGNVIALALEDAGLPVERRLQLGGTQVVREAILSDQIDIYPEYTGNAAFFFNEAESDVWKDAAKAHARAKELDGGENKITWLDSAPANNTWAIAVTGPLAEENNLTTMSDFGAWVAEGGAVKLAASTEFVSSPAVLPAMQETYGFELSQDQTVILSGGDTAATIQAAARGTSGVNAAMVYGTDGGVGATGLVVMEDDKGVQPVYEPAPIVRAEVLEEYPQIAEVLNPIFAGLDMATLQKLNGRIQVGGEPAEAVARDYLTEAGVLD from the coding sequence ATGGGTACCCGTATTTTCTCTACCGCCGCCGCTACTGGCATCGCCGCAGCCTTGGCTTCTGCCGCTTCGGCCGAGATCACCGTTTCCTCCAAAATCGACACCGAGGGCGGCCTGTTGGGCAACGTCATCGCACTGGCGCTTGAAGATGCCGGCCTTCCCGTCGAGCGCCGCTTGCAATTGGGCGGCACGCAGGTCGTGCGCGAGGCGATCCTGTCGGATCAGATCGATATTTACCCCGAATACACCGGCAACGCGGCCTTCTTCTTTAACGAAGCGGAAAGCGATGTGTGGAAAGATGCCGCCAAAGCGCACGCCCGCGCCAAGGAATTGGATGGCGGTGAGAACAAGATCACATGGCTCGATTCCGCGCCTGCCAACAATACTTGGGCGATTGCCGTGACCGGCCCACTGGCCGAGGAAAATAACCTTACCACCATGTCCGATTTCGGCGCGTGGGTGGCCGAGGGTGGTGCGGTGAAACTCGCCGCCTCGACCGAATTTGTCTCTTCTCCCGCCGTGCTGCCCGCGATGCAGGAGACCTATGGCTTTGAGCTTTCGCAAGATCAGACCGTAATCCTGTCGGGCGGTGATACGGCGGCGACCATTCAAGCCGCAGCGCGCGGCACGTCCGGGGTCAATGCGGCGATGGTCTATGGCACCGACGGCGGCGTTGGTGCCACGGGCCTTGTGGTGATGGAGGACGACAAAGGCGTGCAGCCGGTCTATGAACCCGCGCCCATCGTGCGCGCCGAGGTGTTGGAGGAATACCCCCAGATCGCCGAGGTGCTGAACCCGATTTTTGCCGGGCTTGATATGGCAACGCTGCAAAAGCTGAACGGTCGCATTCAGGTTGGTGGTGAACCGGCTGAGGCCGTGGCACGTGATTATCTGACCGAAGCCGGGGTGCTGGACTGA
- a CDS encoding efflux RND transporter permease subunit, with product MDIARLSINRPVYTWIIMLICLLGGIWGFATLGRLEDPAFTIKTAVVVTQYPGASAEEVALEVTEPLESQIQKMSEIKDIESMNQPGLSWITVNMQDTFDGSELPEIWTKLRNRVNEAAMPSGASRPYVNDGFGDVYGIYYAVTAKGYSDAEVNELSSYLRRELLLVDGVSDVALSGVPNEVIYVEPQLALSTTLGIPPTAIVGAVSSANEIVDGGVIQGDEGRRLIQRPEGSDSVSEIAALSVGVSGQVINLADVTNIYRTREADPDLVIRHNGQDAFTLGVAGIATENIVDIGKRVDDKLAQLRKTLPLGISIESIYRQHTVVEEASNAFLVNLAMSVAIVVAVLAVFMGWRAAVVVGSTLLLTVVGTLFFMALGAIEMERISLGALIIAMGMLVDNAIVVAEGMQISMQQGKSSRDAATEAASKTQIPLLGATVIGIMAFAGIGLSPDATGEFLFSLFAVIGISLLLSWVLAITATPLLGHYFFKRGAEGGVGGYDGAIFKGYAAVLRASLKLRWLVVAALIAGTVVCYALFGQIKQQFFPDSNTPLYFVHYKLPQGSSIHQTSNDLAVLEDWLVARDNVENVTSYAGQGAARFMLTYQAEDPNPSYGHLIVRVSALEVIQDEMNALEEFAVDAVPQGEFRAKRLAFGPGGGAPIEVRFSGRDPNVLRDLADEAMSRMQAASDNIITPRQDWRERELVLRPIYAEERAQDAGISRTEITETLQFATEGTSGGTFRERDRQIPIVIRAPQDADLALTDHVIYAQNTNALIPMEQVIDGFRFEPQDTLLYRRDRADVITVGADIPRGVTAAQVQAEVQETIEAMEIPEGYAMEWGGELESAGEAQAALGKQLPLSLIIMVLISVLLFNALKQPIIIWLLVPMAVNGVSLALLGAGLPFTFTALLGLLSLSGMLIKNGIVLVEEIDLTRAADPTLDLKEAIITASTSRLRPVFLAAATTILGMLPLLSDAFFQSMAATIMGGLAFASVLTLIAAPVLYFIFFKRSAAREAEAARTV from the coding sequence ATGGATATCGCACGCCTGTCCATCAACCGCCCCGTCTATACTTGGATCATCATGCTGATCTGTCTTTTGGGCGGTATCTGGGGTTTCGCGACCCTTGGCCGACTAGAAGATCCGGCCTTCACCATCAAAACAGCGGTGGTCGTCACCCAATACCCCGGCGCCTCTGCCGAAGAGGTGGCGCTAGAGGTCACTGAACCGCTGGAATCGCAAATCCAAAAGATGTCCGAGATTAAGGACATCGAATCCATGAACCAGCCCGGTCTGTCGTGGATCACCGTCAACATGCAGGACACGTTCGACGGGTCCGAACTGCCGGAAATCTGGACCAAATTGCGCAACCGCGTGAACGAGGCCGCCATGCCCAGCGGGGCGTCGCGGCCCTATGTGAACGACGGTTTCGGTGATGTTTACGGGATTTACTATGCCGTGACGGCCAAGGGCTATTCGGACGCAGAGGTGAATGAGCTGTCCAGCTACCTGCGGCGTGAACTGCTGCTGGTTGATGGCGTGTCGGATGTGGCGCTTTCGGGCGTGCCGAACGAGGTGATCTATGTAGAGCCTCAGCTCGCGCTTAGCACCACGCTCGGCATTCCGCCCACGGCGATTGTCGGTGCGGTGTCCAGCGCCAACGAGATTGTCGATGGAGGTGTCATTCAGGGCGACGAGGGGCGCAGGCTGATCCAGCGGCCCGAAGGGTCTGACAGCGTATCTGAGATTGCCGCGCTGTCGGTCGGTGTCAGTGGGCAGGTGATTAACCTTGCCGATGTGACCAATATTTACCGCACCCGCGAAGCCGACCCTGACCTTGTGATCCGCCACAATGGCCAAGACGCCTTTACCCTCGGCGTCGCCGGGATCGCGACCGAGAATATCGTCGATATCGGTAAACGCGTTGATGACAAGCTCGCGCAGCTGCGTAAAACACTGCCTTTGGGTATCTCGATTGAATCCATCTACCGCCAGCACACGGTGGTCGAAGAGGCGTCGAACGCCTTTTTGGTGAACCTTGCCATGTCGGTTGCGATCGTGGTCGCTGTGCTGGCCGTCTTTATGGGCTGGCGCGCGGCGGTTGTTGTGGGTTCTACACTGTTGCTGACGGTGGTGGGCACGCTATTTTTTATGGCACTTGGCGCGATTGAGATGGAGCGTATCTCGCTCGGGGCGCTGATCATCGCGATGGGGATGCTGGTCGATAACGCGATCGTTGTGGCTGAGGGGATGCAGATCTCCATGCAGCAGGGCAAAAGCTCTCGCGATGCGGCGACGGAGGCGGCAAGCAAGACACAAATCCCGCTTCTAGGGGCAACGGTCATCGGGATCATGGCCTTTGCCGGGATCGGGCTAAGCCCTGACGCGACGGGCGAATTCCTCTTCTCGCTTTTTGCGGTGATCGGGATTTCCTTGCTGCTGTCTTGGGTGCTGGCGATTACCGCGACGCCGCTTTTGGGGCACTACTTCTTTAAACGCGGGGCCGAGGGCGGTGTTGGCGGCTATGACGGGGCGATCTTTAAAGGGTATGCCGCCGTGCTGCGCGCGTCGCTCAAGCTGCGTTGGTTGGTGGTTGCGGCGCTTATCGCGGGCACGGTTGTTTGCTATGCGCTGTTTGGGCAGATCAAGCAGCAGTTTTTTCCTGACAGCAACACGCCGCTCTATTTCGTGCACTACAAGCTGCCGCAAGGCTCTTCGATCCACCAGACCTCCAACGATCTGGCCGTGCTCGAAGATTGGCTGGTGGCGCGTGACAATGTTGAGAACGTGACATCCTACGCAGGGCAGGGGGCGGCGCGCTTCATGCTGACCTATCAGGCCGAAGACCCCAACCCCAGCTATGGCCATCTGATCGTCCGTGTCTCTGCGCTGGAGGTGATCCAAGACGAGATGAACGCGCTGGAAGAATTCGCAGTTGATGCGGTCCCCCAAGGGGAGTTCCGGGCCAAACGTCTCGCCTTTGGGCCGGGGGGCGGCGCACCGATTGAGGTGCGCTTCTCGGGCCGGGATCCGAATGTGCTGCGTGATCTGGCCGATGAGGCCATGTCGCGGATGCAGGCGGCGTCGGACAATATCATCACGCCGCGCCAGGATTGGCGTGAGCGTGAATTGGTGCTGCGACCGATCTATGCCGAGGAGCGCGCGCAGGACGCGGGCATTTCAAGGACCGAGATTACGGAGACGTTGCAGTTTGCCACCGAAGGCACCAGCGGCGGGACATTCCGCGAGCGGGACCGCCAGATCCCCATCGTGATCCGCGCCCCGCAGGATGCCGATTTGGCGCTGACCGATCATGTGATCTATGCGCAAAACACCAATGCGCTGATCCCGATGGAGCAGGTGATCGACGGTTTCAGGTTCGAGCCGCAGGACACGCTGCTTTACCGCCGCGACCGAGCCGATGTGATCACCGTGGGGGCCGATATCCCACGCGGTGTGACGGCGGCGCAGGTGCAGGCCGAGGTGCAGGAAACCATTGAAGCGATGGAGATCCCCGAAGGCTATGCCATGGAATGGGGCGGCGAGTTGGAAAGCGCGGGCGAGGCGCAGGCCGCTTTGGGTAAGCAGCTGCCTCTCAGTCTCATCATCATGGTGCTGATTTCGGTCCTTTTGTTCAACGCGCTGAAACAGCCGATCATCATCTGGCTCTTGGTGCCGATGGCGGTTAACGGGGTCAGTCTGGCGCTTTTGGGGGCGGGGTTGCCCTTCACCTTCACAGCGCTTTTGGGGCTGTTGTCGCTGTCGGGGATGTTGATCAAGAACGGCATCGTGTTGGTCGAAGAGATCGACCTTACCCGCGCTGCGGACCCGACGCTGGACTTAAAAGAGGCCATCATCACCGCATCGACCTCGCGTTTGCGTCCGGTTTTCTTGGCTGCGGCGACGACCATTCTGGGGATGCTGCCGCTCTTGTCTGATGCGTTCTTTCAGTCGATGGCGGCGACGATCATGGGTGGGCTGGCTTTTGCCTCAGTGCTGACCCTGATCGCAGCGCCGGTGCTCTACTTCATCTTCTTCAAGCGCAGCGCTGCGCGCGAAGCAGAGGCTGCGCGCACCGTCTAG
- a CDS encoding efflux RND transporter periplasmic adaptor subunit, protein MAKWLVETTRGAGAGRLLGFALTLAAGVAGSIAAAEVPVVKLETVKVSNAEMERVFFGKVVARETVDLAFQVGGQIEEFSLEEGTTVSEDTVVARMDLEPFELALEQAQANDAQARRTMERYQKLAGSSVAEVNLQDAETAVTVNDIAVRNAERDLESATLHAPFDAIVASRLVPNYSTVSAGTPVVRLHDMSELRVEIDVPETLFLRAGRDPNVRFVAKFPANSESYPMAIREYNAETADIGQTYNITLGADLPQDFVPLPGASVEVRATLNIGGQSIIVPDSAIVVGNDRGTYVMVFDPTGAREGTVTRTEVEITPTARGDVTVNAGLSDGQEIVVSGASQLEDGAAVRRFVGFGD, encoded by the coding sequence ATGGCCAAGTGGCTTGTTGAGACGACGCGCGGCGCAGGCGCGGGGCGGCTATTGGGGTTTGCACTCACCTTGGCAGCCGGGGTGGCCGGGTCAATCGCCGCCGCCGAAGTGCCAGTGGTAAAGCTGGAAACGGTAAAGGTCAGCAATGCCGAGATGGAGCGCGTGTTCTTTGGCAAGGTGGTTGCACGTGAAACCGTGGATCTTGCCTTCCAAGTCGGCGGACAGATCGAGGAGTTCTCTCTAGAAGAGGGGACCACGGTCAGCGAGGACACAGTCGTGGCCCGGATGGACCTAGAGCCGTTTGAGCTGGCGTTAGAACAAGCGCAGGCGAATGACGCGCAGGCCCGCCGCACGATGGAGCGTTACCAAAAACTTGCCGGGTCTTCGGTGGCGGAGGTTAATCTGCAAGACGCCGAAACCGCCGTGACCGTGAATGACATCGCCGTGCGCAACGCCGAGCGCGATCTTGAAAGCGCCACCCTGCATGCGCCCTTTGACGCCATCGTGGCTTCGCGGTTGGTGCCCAATTACTCAACTGTCAGCGCCGGCACGCCAGTGGTGCGCCTGCATGATATGTCTGAACTAAGGGTTGAGATTGACGTACCAGAAACGCTGTTTCTGCGCGCGGGGCGGGATCCCAACGTGCGGTTCGTGGCAAAATTCCCGGCCAATTCGGAAAGCTACCCGATGGCGATCCGTGAGTATAACGCCGAAACCGCGGATATTGGGCAGACCTATAACATCACCCTTGGCGCGGATTTGCCGCAAGACTTCGTTCCCCTGCCCGGTGCCTCGGTTGAGGTCCGCGCGACACTGAACATCGGCGGGCAAAGCATCATTGTCCCGGATTCCGCCATCGTCGTGGGCAATGATCGCGGCACCTATGTCATGGTCTTTGATCCCACCGGCGCGCGTGAGGGGACGGTCACCCGCACCGAGGTTGAAATCACCCCCACTGCGCGGGGCGATGTCACGGTCAATGCGGGCCTGTCGGACGGGCAAGAGATCGTGGTGAGTGGCGCGAGCCAGCTTGAAGATGGTGCCGCTGTGCGCCGCTTCGTTGGCTTCGGAGACTAA
- a CDS encoding TetR/AcrR family transcriptional regulator yields the protein MTELEKTVLDAALHVFSRYGVKRTSMVDLCEEAGVSRQTLYNRFRNKDDILRGLIGRYTELALEKIAEELPNAPDLAAQLDLIFDRMVVRGYDTMQAMPNAQDFIAGVNAVSQEALQCSAGRFRAVIAEVLTPYETPINRAGMTVDALADCLQRAAKAAGMHAQDRAHFIAQLRTLKQLCLTAALGPVPDATHKED from the coding sequence ATGACCGAACTTGAGAAGACCGTGCTCGACGCTGCGTTGCATGTCTTTTCCCGCTATGGGGTCAAGCGCACCAGCATGGTTGACCTCTGCGAAGAGGCCGGTGTCTCGCGCCAAACCCTCTACAATCGGTTTCGCAACAAGGACGACATCCTGCGTGGGCTGATCGGGCGCTATACCGAACTGGCGCTCGAAAAGATCGCCGAAGAGTTGCCCAATGCGCCCGACCTGGCGGCCCAGCTTGATCTGATCTTTGATCGGATGGTGGTGCGGGGCTACGACACGATGCAGGCGATGCCCAATGCGCAGGATTTTATCGCCGGGGTCAATGCAGTCAGCCAAGAGGCGCTGCAATGTTCCGCGGGGCGTTTCCGCGCCGTCATTGCTGAGGTGCTGACCCCCTATGAGACCCCCATTAACCGCGCTGGCATGACTGTTGATGCCCTTGCCGATTGCCTTCAACGTGCCGCCAAGGCCGCCGGAATGCACGCGCAGGACCGCGCACATTTTATCGCGCAGTTGCGCACCCTCAAACAACTTTGTCTGACCGCCGCCCTTGGGCCTGTGCCGGATGCTACACATAAGGAAGACTGA
- a CDS encoding AEC family transporter, with the protein MFTIFLAIAPVFALILMGYGLRRGGIPSTKFWNLNDRLVYWVLMPALFFAKISAADLSGGLGDYALLLYAGFFAAIFCGWLFGRRYAAPQGSSLMQGSARFNTFIGLAIAEAVFGTAGLQIAVLGSALLVPVVNVTVVTLMTRQLGGGGKSILKGLVKNPLILGILAGVLFNFAGLHEVPVLHESARILGDAALPIMLLCVGANLRLRGLSGSVSVIALSIVGKHLVNPLAVLLAALALNPAPLTLQIALIFAALPTGVASYTLAREMRGDAPLMAAIITTQTLLSFFTLPLTLYLGSLISTP; encoded by the coding sequence ATGTTCACTATCTTTCTGGCGATCGCGCCGGTCTTTGCGCTGATCCTGATGGGCTACGGCCTGCGACGGGGCGGCATCCCGTCGACCAAATTCTGGAACCTGAATGACCGGTTGGTCTACTGGGTGCTGATGCCGGCGCTGTTCTTCGCCAAAATCTCGGCGGCGGACCTCAGCGGTGGCTTGGGCGATTATGCCCTTCTGCTCTATGCGGGCTTCTTTGCGGCGATCTTCTGCGGCTGGCTTTTTGGCCGACGGTATGCCGCGCCGCAGGGCAGTTCGCTGATGCAGGGCAGCGCGCGGTTTAACACATTCATTGGCCTTGCGATTGCCGAAGCTGTCTTTGGCACGGCAGGGCTACAGATCGCGGTGCTGGGCTCCGCGTTGCTGGTGCCGGTGGTGAATGTGACGGTGGTGACGCTGATGACCCGGCAGTTGGGCGGGGGTGGGAAATCTATCCTTAAAGGGTTGGTTAAGAACCCTTTGATCCTTGGCATCCTCGCTGGCGTGCTTTTCAACTTCGCAGGCTTGCACGAAGTGCCCGTCTTGCACGAAAGCGCGCGTATCTTGGGCGATGCGGCCCTGCCGATCATGTTGCTTTGCGTTGGGGCTAATCTCCGGCTGCGTGGGCTCTCGGGGTCTGTATCGGTCATCGCCCTGTCGATCGTTGGTAAGCATCTGGTGAACCCGCTGGCGGTCTTACTGGCGGCGCTGGCCCTGAACCCCGCGCCGCTGACCCTGCAAATCGCGTTGATCTTTGCGGCGCTGCCAACTGGGGTGGCCAGCTATACGCTGGCGCGGGAAATGCGCGGCGATGCGCCCTTGATGGCGGCGATTATCACCACCCAGACGTTGCTGAGCTTCTTTACTCTGCCACTCACGCTCTATCTTGGAAGCCTCATTTCGACGCCCTGA
- a CDS encoding TRAP transporter permease, whose translation MTDPHSADPQGPIVAEGVDDEPVEGNRRIFTGRTYLVVAAMSAIYAFFHMAALNGMSIGELTGIRIPLLPTFPMETWNFRIVHIAGALILGFTLYSARGFVDEGTGQGRHPLDFVAWAAMIPALYAIWTAWGIASQIASGVQWNGMSPEFKNLEIYHYGLPLVAATAIGIVVGWLRGRERGQVSPADLLLSVCGVAVAIYLITMYSTLMRNSTGTPFAPIGISIAAVAGTALIMELTRRVAGLALIVISGIFLIYVFVGDMLPGFLNAPNIQWTRFFSQVYTDAGILGPTTAVSSTYIILFIIFAAFLQASKVGDYFVNFAFAVAGRSRGGPAKVAIFASGLMGMINGTSAGNVVATGSLTIPLMKKVGYPARTAGAVEAAASTGGQIMPPIMGAGAFIMAEITGIPYTDIAVAAIIPAVLYFVSIYFMVDFEAAKLGMRGMRSEELPKLRDMMRRVFLFIPIIILIYALFMGYSIIRAGTLATAAAAVVSWFTPFRMGLRSIVKAFDLAGIMSIQIIAVCACAGIIVGVISLTGVGARFSSVLLGLAEASQFLALFFAMCIAILLGMGMPTTAAYAVAASVVAPGLVQLGIPLLTAHFFVFYFAVVSAITPPVALASYAAAGISGANPMETSVASFKIGISAFIVPFMFFYNGAILMDGTWFEVIRAGVTAVFGVYLLSSGMQGWFAGSLAAWFIRLGLVLAALCMIAGGLVTDLIGIAIAALIFVIQLKFRPAADAQIAVRGSD comes from the coding sequence ATGACAGACCCGCATAGCGCCGACCCCCAAGGCCCGATTGTCGCCGAAGGGGTTGATGACGAACCCGTAGAGGGCAATCGTCGCATATTCACCGGGCGCACCTATCTGGTCGTCGCGGCCATGTCGGCCATCTATGCGTTCTTCCACATGGCCGCGCTGAACGGCATGTCGATTGGCGAGTTGACCGGCATCCGCATCCCGCTTTTGCCGACCTTCCCGATGGAGACATGGAACTTCCGCATCGTGCACATCGCGGGCGCGCTGATCCTTGGCTTTACGCTCTATTCCGCCCGCGGTTTTGTCGATGAGGGCACGGGGCAGGGCCGTCATCCACTGGATTTCGTGGCATGGGCAGCGATGATCCCGGCGCTTTATGCCATCTGGACCGCATGGGGTATCGCCAGCCAGATCGCCTCTGGGGTGCAGTGGAACGGTATGAGCCCCGAGTTCAAGAACCTTGAAATTTACCACTACGGTCTGCCGCTGGTGGCCGCGACCGCCATCGGCATTGTTGTCGGCTGGCTACGGGGCCGTGAGCGGGGGCAAGTCTCCCCTGCGGACCTGCTTTTGTCTGTCTGTGGCGTCGCCGTGGCGATCTATCTGATCACCATGTACAGCACCTTGATGCGCAACTCGACGGGCACACCCTTTGCGCCCATCGGCATTTCCATCGCCGCTGTTGCGGGTACCGCGTTGATCATGGAGCTGACGCGCCGCGTGGCCGGGCTTGCGTTGATCGTGATCTCGGGCATCTTCCTAATCTACGTCTTTGTCGGGGACATGTTGCCGGGCTTCCTAAATGCGCCCAACATCCAGTGGACGCGGTTCTTTAGCCAAGTCTACACCGACGCTGGTATCCTTGGACCGACCACGGCAGTATCCTCGACCTATATCATCTTGTTCATCATCTTTGCCGCCTTCCTTCAGGCGTCGAAAGTGGGAGACTACTTCGTCAATTTCGCCTTTGCCGTGGCGGGCCGTTCGCGCGGTGGTCCGGCAAAGGTCGCGATCTTTGCCTCGGGCCTCATGGGCATGATCAACGGCACCTCGGCGGGCAATGTGGTGGCGACAGGGTCGTTAACCATTCCGCTGATGAAAAAAGTCGGCTACCCGGCGCGCACCGCAGGCGCGGTTGAGGCTGCGGCGTCTACCGGTGGGCAAATCATGCCGCCGATCATGGGGGCGGGTGCCTTCATCATGGCCGAGATCACGGGCATTCCCTATACGGATATCGCCGTGGCGGCGATCATCCCGGCGGTGCTCTACTTCGTGTCGATCTACTTTATGGTGGATTTCGAGGCGGCCAAACTGGGCATGCGCGGCATGCGTTCTGAAGAACTGCCCAAGCTGCGCGATATGATGCGCCGAGTGTTCCTGTTCATCCCAATTATCATTCTGATCTATGCGCTGTTCATGGGCTATTCGATCATCCGTGCGGGCACGCTGGCGACGGCGGCGGCGGCGGTTGTCTCGTGGTTCACACCCTTCCGCATGGGGCTGCGCAGCATTGTCAAAGCCTTTGACCTTGCCGGGATCATGTCGATCCAGATCATCGCGGTCTGTGCCTGTGCCGGTATCATCGTTGGCGTCATCAGCCTGACCGGCGTTGGCGCGCGTTTCTCATCAGTGCTGCTGGGATTGGCCGAGGCGAGCCAGTTCCTCGCCTTGTTCTTTGCCATGTGTATCGCGATCCTGCTGGGGATGGGCATGCCCACCACGGCGGCCTATGCGGTGGCGGCGTCGGTTGTGGCACCGGGCTTGGTACAACTGGGCATTCCGCTGCTGACGGCGCACTTCTTTGTCTTCTACTTCGCCGTGGTCTCGGCCATCACGCCCCCGGTGGCGCTGGCCAGTTATGCGGCGGCGGGGATATCGGGGGCCAACCCGATGGAGACTTCGGTGGCGTCCTTCAAGATCGGCATCTCGGCCTTCATCGTGCCCTTCATGTTCTTCTACAACGGCGCGATCTTGATGGACGGCACATGGTTCGAGGTGATCCGTGCAGGCGTCACGGCGGTCTTTGGGGTCTATCTGCTGTCCTCGGGGATGCAGGGGTGGTTCGCGGGCAGCTTGGCCGCGTGGTTCATCCGGTTAGGTCTGGTTCTCGCGGCGCTGTGCATGATCGCAGGCGGTTTGGTTACCGACCTGATCGGCATCGCGATTGCGGCGTTGATCTTTGTCATCCAGCTGAAGTTCCGCCCCGCTGCAGACGCCCAAATCGCCGTGCGCGGCAGCGATTGA
- a CDS encoding TAXI family TRAP transporter solute-binding subunit: MKFTAILAASTILAGAAVAQDVDKSDWPSSFTVGTASQGGTYFAYGSGWANLVAKELGLTGGGEVTGGPMQNMALVHTGEAAFGMTTMGPAAESLAGTNPIAPGLEMTQACAMFPMYQTPFSVTALASSGIEKVSDIPAGAKIGFGPAGSTSDTYFPRMMDTLGVEYERRNGGWTDLGGQLQDGLLDVIAFAAGVPVPAVSQLEVQTDVNIIEFTEEEQAKLLEEFPVSDFSIKASTYTTLEADARSVSMWNFAIANCDLPESFVKAAVDVVMSDNERMTGIHKAAASTLPENWDKNKVLKWHPGAAAWFKENANADISDDMIYGN, translated from the coding sequence ATGAAATTCACCGCAATCCTCGCCGCCAGCACTATTTTGGCAGGCGCTGCCGTCGCACAGGACGTTGATAAATCCGACTGGCCCAGCAGCTTTACTGTCGGCACAGCCAGCCAAGGCGGCACCTATTTCGCATATGGCTCCGGCTGGGCGAACCTTGTGGCGAAAGAACTGGGCCTGACAGGCGGCGGCGAAGTCACCGGCGGCCCGATGCAGAACATGGCGCTGGTCCACACGGGCGAGGCGGCCTTCGGCATGACCACAATGGGCCCCGCCGCGGAATCGCTGGCAGGCACCAACCCCATCGCACCCGGTCTGGAAATGACCCAAGCCTGCGCGATGTTCCCGATGTACCAGACACCGTTCTCGGTGACCGCACTGGCGTCCTCGGGCATCGAAAAGGTCAGCGACATTCCGGCAGGTGCCAAGATCGGCTTTGGTCCGGCGGGCTCCACTTCTGACACCTATTTCCCGCGCATGATGGACACGCTCGGCGTCGAGTATGAGCGCCGCAACGGCGGTTGGACCGATCTGGGTGGCCAGTTGCAGGATGGTCTGCTGGACGTGATCGCATTCGCCGCAGGCGTGCCTGTGCCAGCGGTCAGCCAGTTGGAAGTGCAGACGGATGTGAACATCATCGAGTTCACCGAAGAAGAGCAGGCCAAACTGCTTGAGGAATTCCCGGTATCTGACTTCTCAATCAAAGCCAGCACCTATACCACGCTCGAAGCAGACGCGCGGTCGGTCTCCATGTGGAACTTCGCGATTGCCAACTGCGATCTGCCGGAATCCTTCGTGAAGGCGGCTGTCGACGTGGTAATGTCTGACAACGAGCGTATGACCGGCATCCACAAAGCGGCGGCGTCGACCCTGCCTGAGAACTGGGACAAGAACAAAGTCCTGAAATGGCACCCCGGTGCAGCGGCATGGTTCAAAGAGAACGCGAATGCCGACATTTCCGACGACATGATCTACGGCAACTAA